Proteins co-encoded in one Triplophysa dalaica isolate WHDGS20190420 chromosome 16, ASM1584641v1, whole genome shotgun sequence genomic window:
- the cd74a gene encoding CD74 molecule, major histocompatibility complex, class II invariant chain a codes for MADQHNEALLERVPSQETVHSTRRGSNAKALKVTGLTVLACLLLAGQALTAYFVWGQKQHITTLTEGQEQLKNELTRKTSAGAPKVMRLPMNSMPLLKDFSDETTDQKQPRVPLTKLRPSFLNQREGSGVFDEASRLMPKQMQLPMKSMALDPDTDVKSTPSAAVELESRCQLESMKQVRPGFYRPQCDEQGNFLPMQCWHSTGYCWCVDNNGNEIKGTRTRGRPTCGPE; via the exons ATGGCAGATCAACACAACGAGGCGCTTCTTGAGCGCGTGCCGAGCCAGGAGACCGTCCACAGCACGAGACG AGGCTCTAATGCTAAAGCTCTGAAGGTGACTGGACTCACGGTTCTGGCCTGTCTGCTTCTGGCGGGTCAGGCTCTGACCGCTTACTTTGTCTGGGGTCAGAAACAGCACATCACCACTCTGACTGAGGGCCAAGAGCAACTGAAGAATGAGCTCACCCGCAAAACATCAG ctggaGCTCCAAAGGTGATGCGTCTGCCCATGAACAGCATGCCCCTGTTGAAGGATTTCTCTGATGAGACCACCGATCAGAAACAGCCCCGTGTTCCCCTCACG AAACTGCGGCCAAGTTTCCTGAACCAGAGAGAGGGCAGCGGAGTTTTTGATG AAGCTTCTCGACTGATGCCAAAGCAAATGCAGCTCCCAATGAAAAGTATGGCACTGGACCCAGACACTGATGTGAAGAGCACACCTTCTGCAG CTGTCGAGCTTGAGAGCAGATGTCAGCTGGAGTCCATGAAGCAGGTGCGACCCGGATTCTACCGGCCCCAGTGTGACGAGCAGGGGAACTTCTTGCCCATGCAGTGCTGGCACAGTACCGGTTACTGCTGGTGTGTGGACAATAATGGCAACGAGATCAAGGGCACTCGCACCCGTGGAAGACCCACATGTGGTCCAG AGTAA
- the slc35a4 gene encoding LOW QUALITY PROTEIN: probable UDP-sugar transporter protein SLC35A4 (The sequence of the model RefSeq protein was modified relative to this genomic sequence to represent the inferred CDS: inserted 1 base in 1 codon), with translation MLLVLLVLIYRSLAPLISLAKVDGNIPFSPSSCVLLIEFAKLLVSFAALMATGNLSVLKVSVSAVAVAPFAIPALLYAFNNNLVVLMQVYMDPSSFQLLSNLKIGCSAFLYSFCLGKRQTRGQWLAVGLLVAAGLCHSFSSLDWELRVXVHITSWGLLLVLVYCFVSGMAAVYTERVLKTQRLPLSLQNLFLYVFGVSLNLASHLSGGDSVRRGFLDGFTVLVWLIIAGQVTNGLLMSVVMKHGTGITRLFVISSAMLVNGVLSWWLLGIQLTPHFLFPVVLIGWAVYLYYM, from the exons ATGCTGCTGGTTCTTCTAGTTCTTATTTACAGATCTCTAGCTCCTCTCATCTCCCTTGCTAAGGTTGACGGCAATATTCCCTTCAGCCCGTCCTCCTGTGTGCTTCTGATCGAGTTTGCCAAACTCCTCGTCTCTTTCGCTGCCCTGATGGCGACGGGGAATCTGTCCGTCCTCAAAGTGTCTGTGTCTGCTGTTGCAGTTGCACCGTTCGCCATTCCTGCTCTTCTGTACGCTTTCAACAACAACCTGGTGGTCCTCATGCAGGTCTACATGGATCCCAGCTCCTTCCAGCTTCTTAGCAACCTTAAGATCGGCTGCTCGGCGTTCCTCTACTCATTCTGTCTGGGAAAAAGGCAGACGAGAGGCCAGTGGTTGGCTGTGGGGCTTCTGGTGGCGGCTGGGCTCTGTCACAGCTTCAGCAGTCTGGATTGGGAGCTTAGGG AAGTCCACATCACGTCCTGGGGTCTTCTGCTGGTGCTCGTGTATTGCTTTGTGTCTGGAATGGCCGCCGTCTACACTGAGCGGGTGCTGAAAACCCAACGTCTGCCTCTGAGCCTCCAGAATCTCTTCCTGTATGTGTTTGGGGTGTCGCTGAATCTGGCGTCTCACCTGTCGGGTGGTGACTCAGTACGGCGCGGCTTTCTGGACGGATTCACAGTGCTGGTTTGGCTCATTATTGCGGGACAGGTGACAAACGGTCTCCTCATGTCTGTCGTCATGAAACATGGAACGGGAATCACCAGACTCTTCGTCATCTCTTCTGCCATGCTGGTTAATGGTGTCCTCTCCTGGTGGCTTCTGGGAATACAGCTCACacctcacttcctgtttcctgtggTGCTGATTGGATGGGCAGTGTACCTGTATTACATGTAG
- the si:dkey-201i24.3 gene encoding uncharacterized protein si:dkey-201i24.3 produces the protein MCVCVCACLRGYMGFGERDEELGESADIHSLLRQEVDLHVTEGRVGVQKNQERVTHIRQLREHLHKESDQSGCSTSTVEHEKLLERRMRQRETHERVIDEELMKMERELEEKQVEGVDGEMFYLRRERCILVLQVEALRRENQQAHQDLETQYIQHQQQLNTVREESLRVFRTFREVLEEQKRSSEGRYRTLLIDAIQDAVHLSNKNLQLQEELQQLRNP, from the exons atgtgtgtgtgtgtgtgcgcgtgtctgCGTGGTTACATGGGTTttggagagagagatgaagagctGGGCGAGTCAGCAGACATACACAGCCTCCTGAGACAGGAAGTAGATCTGCACGTtactg AGGGGAGAGTCGGTGTCCAGAAGAATCAGGAGCGGGTGACTCACATCAGACAGCTGAGAGAACATCTTCATAAGGAATCTGACCAATCAGGATGCAGCACTAGCACT gTGGAGCATGAGAAACTCCTGGAGCGCAgaatgagacagagagagactcATGAGAGAGTGATAGATGAGGAACTGATGAAGATGGAGCGAGAACTGGAGGAAAAGCAG GTGGAAGGTGTGGATGGTGAGATGTTTTATCTGCGCAGAGAGAGATGCATTCTGGTTCTTCAGGTGGAGGCGTTGCGCAGAGAGAACCAACAGGCACACCAAGACCTGGAGACTCAGTACAtacaacaccaacaacaactGAACACGGTCCGAGAAGAGAGCTTAAGG gtGTTCAGGACATTTCGTGAGGTCCTAGAGGAACAGAAGAGGTCGTCTGAGGGCAGGTACAGAACTCTGCTCATAGATGCTATTCAGGATGCAGTtcacctgtccaataaaaaCCTGCAGCTGCAAGAAGAACTTCAGCAGCTGAGAAACC cttAA
- the LOC130437877 gene encoding SLC35A4 upstream open reading frame protein-like produces MAEDKDPVTRLKDLTQLRDQLEDIQKKVENEVQAGIPQGGSLLASPFLKGFLAGYVVSRLRSSAILGVALGTLTGIYAAQIYQVPNIEETIQDVLSSLKKGPGN; encoded by the exons ATGGCGGAGGACAAG GATCCGGTGACCCGGCTGAAGGATCTGACACAGCTCAGAGATCAGCTGGAGGACATTCAGAAGAAGGTGGAGAATGAAGTTCAGGCCGGAATCCCACAG gGTGGATCATTACTAGCGTCTCCATTCCTGAAAGGATTCCTGGCAGGGTATGTGGTTTCCAGGCTGCGTTCTTCTGCCATCTTGGGAGTAGCTTTAGGAACCCTCACAGGAATCTACGCTGCTCAAATTTATCAGGTGCCCAACATTGAGGAGACCATACAAGACGTTCTGAGCTCTCTGAAGAAAGGACCCGGTAATTAA